One part of the Sphingobium yanoikuyae genome encodes these proteins:
- a CDS encoding EAL domain-containing protein, whose translation MRRRIIIFLALILAILAIVIPLALTIHFSRERAIAAERAHMQEYANWTLLRAEQVLTDAKDVLAQVGEGDCSVGHIERMRQLAIDSGAVEEVGHYDGDRLACTGWGKVPADVVIGRGTPSATLAGGYALHLHVKPRISHAREVMVLGYRDHNVLILPQRLVDVLSDSHMILGIATRQGTLIAITGRANDGLVGQLSRQAMTGMDDTDIYASVQRGDLTAFAIADRSAIDAKLGSEMRLLLPIGLVASAILMLLILWVSRQRLSPEKELKLAIRKREFQVHYQPLIELATGYCVGAEALVRWRRPDGRWIAPDLFIPLAEQSGLILDITDHVIEQVVADLHAMLLAEQQVHVAINISARDLESGRFLDVLEREIAKAGIAPGQIWLEVTERSLINPDTARATIARARDAGHLMAIDDFGTGYSSLSLLETLPLDALKIDKCFIDAIGRDAAASVVTPHIIGMGRALKLNLIAEGVETREQDAYVRKAGVQFAQGWYYAKALPADEFMAFYRDYNRGKRSRFLSVAA comes from the coding sequence TTGCGGCGACGGATCATTATCTTTCTGGCCCTGATATTGGCGATATTGGCGATCGTCATTCCACTGGCACTGACCATCCATTTTTCGCGCGAGCGGGCGATCGCCGCCGAGCGCGCGCATATGCAGGAATATGCCAACTGGACGCTGCTGCGCGCCGAACAGGTGCTGACCGACGCCAAGGATGTGCTGGCGCAGGTCGGCGAGGGCGATTGTTCCGTCGGCCATATCGAGCGGATGCGCCAGTTGGCGATCGACAGCGGGGCAGTGGAGGAAGTAGGCCATTATGATGGCGATCGGCTGGCCTGCACCGGTTGGGGCAAGGTGCCGGCGGATGTCGTCATCGGGCGCGGGACGCCTTCGGCGACGCTGGCGGGCGGTTATGCGCTGCATCTGCATGTGAAGCCGCGCATCAGCCATGCCCGCGAGGTGATGGTGCTGGGCTATCGTGACCATAATGTGCTGATCCTGCCGCAGCGGCTGGTCGATGTCTTGTCCGACAGCCACATGATCCTGGGCATCGCGACGCGGCAGGGGACGCTGATCGCCATTACCGGGCGGGCCAATGACGGGCTGGTGGGACAATTGAGCCGGCAGGCGATGACCGGGATGGACGATACGGACATCTATGCGTCGGTGCAGCGCGGCGACCTGACCGCCTTTGCCATTGCCGACCGCAGCGCCATCGATGCGAAGCTGGGCAGCGAGATGCGCCTGTTATTGCCGATCGGGCTGGTGGCGTCCGCGATCCTGATGCTGCTGATCCTGTGGGTGTCACGCCAGCGCCTGTCGCCGGAAAAGGAACTGAAGCTGGCCATCCGCAAGCGCGAGTTCCAGGTTCATTATCAGCCGCTGATCGAGCTGGCGACTGGCTATTGCGTGGGCGCCGAGGCGCTGGTGCGGTGGCGGCGGCCCGATGGCCGGTGGATAGCGCCCGACCTGTTCATCCCGCTGGCCGAGCAGAGCGGGCTGATCCTGGACATTACCGACCATGTGATCGAGCAGGTGGTGGCGGACCTGCACGCCATGCTGCTGGCCGAACAGCAGGTGCATGTGGCGATCAACATTTCCGCGCGCGACCTGGAAAGCGGCCGCTTCCTGGACGTGCTGGAGCGCGAGATAGCCAAGGCCGGCATCGCGCCGGGCCAGATCTGGCTGGAGGTGACCGAGCGCAGCCTGATCAACCCGGACACGGCCCGCGCGACCATCGCCCGCGCGCGCGATGCCGGGCATCTGATGGCGATCGACGATTTCGGCACCGGCTATTCCAGCCTGTCGCTGCTGGAGACATTGCCGCTCGACGCGCTCAAGATCGACAAATGCTTCATCGATGCGATCGGCCGGGATGCGGCGGCCAGCGTGGTCACGCCCCATATCATCGGGATGGGGCGGGCGCTGAAGCTGAACCTGATCGCAGAAGGGGTGGAGACCCGCGAACAGGATGCCTATGTCCGCAAGGCCGGCGTCCAGTTCGCGCAGGGCTGGTATTATGCCAAGGCGTTGCCGGCGGACGAGTTCATGGCCTTCTACCGCGACTATAATCGGGGCAAGCGATCCCGCTTCCTGAGCGTCGCGGCCTGA
- a CDS encoding class I SAM-dependent methyltransferase yields MTAPETRPDIFDRALRARHRDRMLGTFADHDFLHRAMLDELLERLADVQRELPEVLLVGCPDGSAKAALEAMGKRVACADPGFLAAQRAGGVQADEDALPFADNSFDLVIACGTLDSVNDLPGALILMRRVLRPDGLMLAAFAGAGSLPRLKSALLAAEGDRPGQHVHPQVDVRSAGDLLSRAGFAMPVADGETLNIRYGDVVRLMHDLRGMGAGNALATRPPTLSRDVLMRAAAHFADAADPDGRTAEQMALIYLSGWKPDASQAAPARRGSATVSLAAALKGKD; encoded by the coding sequence ATGACTGCCCCCGAAACCCGCCCCGACATTTTCGACCGCGCTCTGCGCGCCCGCCACCGCGACCGGATGCTCGGCACCTTTGCCGATCATGACTTCCTCCACCGCGCGATGCTGGACGAACTGCTCGAACGGCTGGCCGATGTGCAGCGCGAGCTGCCCGAAGTGTTGCTGGTCGGCTGCCCGGACGGCAGCGCGAAGGCCGCGCTCGAAGCCATGGGCAAGCGCGTCGCCTGCGCCGATCCCGGCTTTCTCGCCGCGCAGCGGGCCGGCGGCGTGCAGGCGGACGAGGATGCCCTGCCCTTTGCCGACAATAGTTTCGACCTGGTCATCGCCTGCGGCACACTCGACAGCGTCAATGATCTGCCCGGCGCGCTGATCCTGATGCGCCGCGTGCTGCGGCCCGACGGGCTGATGCTCGCCGCCTTTGCCGGCGCAGGCAGCCTGCCGCGCCTCAAGTCCGCCCTGCTCGCGGCCGAAGGCGACCGCCCCGGTCAGCATGTCCATCCCCAGGTCGATGTCCGCTCGGCCGGCGACCTGCTCAGCCGCGCCGGCTTCGCCATGCCGGTGGCCGATGGCGAGACGCTCAATATCCGCTATGGCGACGTGGTCCGGCTGATGCACGATCTGCGCGGCATGGGCGCGGGCAATGCGCTCGCCACCCGCCCGCCAACCCTGTCGCGCGACGTACTGATGCGCGCCGCCGCCCATTTCGCCGATGCCGCCGATCCCGACGGCCGCACCGCCGAACAGATGGCGCTGATCTATCTCTCCGGCTGGAAACCCGACGCCAGCCAGGCCGCTCCCGCCCGCCGCGGCAGCGCCACCGTCTCGCTGGCCGCCGCCTTGAAGGGCAAGGACTGA
- a CDS encoding ComF family protein, whose amino-acid sequence MMSLVPLLKTVMRPVMDYALPPRCPGCGAIVGADHGFCLDCWSGMRFLGPPCCARCGLPFEHEMGEGAACGACLAQPPPFDSARAVLAYGDVARTVALRLKYGRRIGLARLVAGQMLRHVPAEMEGALIVPVPLHRWRLWGRGFNQSALIADHLGRLTGLAVDKHGLRRVKRTQPLRGMNPKQRAQAVRGAFALAQGHGLAGRVIWLVDDVHTSGATAAACAKLLKGGGAREVHLLCWARALPRTGDD is encoded by the coding sequence ATGATGTCGCTGGTCCCGCTTCTCAAGACCGTGATGCGTCCGGTCATGGATTATGCCCTTCCGCCACGCTGCCCCGGATGCGGCGCGATCGTCGGTGCGGACCATGGTTTCTGCCTCGATTGCTGGAGCGGGATGCGGTTTCTGGGGCCACCCTGCTGCGCGCGCTGCGGCCTGCCGTTCGAGCATGAGATGGGCGAGGGCGCGGCCTGTGGCGCCTGCCTGGCACAGCCGCCGCCGTTCGACAGCGCGCGGGCGGTGCTGGCCTATGGCGATGTCGCGCGGACGGTGGCGCTGCGCCTCAAATATGGGCGGCGGATCGGCCTGGCCCGGCTGGTGGCGGGGCAGATGCTGCGCCATGTGCCGGCGGAGATGGAGGGCGCGCTGATCGTGCCGGTGCCGTTGCATCGCTGGCGGCTATGGGGGCGCGGCTTCAACCAGTCGGCGCTGATCGCCGATCATCTGGGGCGGCTGACGGGGCTGGCGGTGGACAAGCATGGCTTGCGCCGGGTGAAGCGGACGCAGCCGCTGCGGGGCATGAACCCCAAGCAGCGGGCGCAGGCGGTGCGCGGCGCCTTTGCGTTGGCGCAGGGGCACGGGCTGGCGGGACGGGTGATATGGCTGGTCGACGATGTCCATACCAGCGGGGCGACGGCGGCGGCCTGCGCGAAGCTGCTGAAGGGCGGCGGCGCGCGCGAGGTGCATCTGCTGTGCTGGGCGCGGGCGTTACCCAGAACCGGTGACGATTGA
- the grxC gene encoding glutaredoxin 3 — MAKVEIYTKDWCGYCARAKALLEGKGVAFEEYDISLGGPKREEMLERAPGRTTVPQIFIDGQHIGGSDDLAALNREGKLDRLLGL; from the coding sequence ATGGCAAAGGTCGAAATCTATACCAAGGACTGGTGCGGCTATTGCGCGCGGGCCAAGGCGCTGCTGGAGGGCAAGGGTGTTGCCTTCGAGGAATATGATATTTCGCTGGGCGGTCCCAAGCGCGAGGAAATGCTGGAGCGGGCGCCGGGGCGCACCACCGTGCCGCAGATCTTCATCGACGGCCAGCATATCGGCGGCAGCGACGACCTCGCCGCGCTGAACCGAGAGGGCAAGCTCGACCGGCTGCTGGGGCTGTAA
- a CDS encoding carbon-nitrogen hydrolase family protein, giving the protein MRAAIFQMTTGIAPAANAAAIVDAAGRAKGEGADMLFTPEMAGYLDRDRKRAAETLRGEADDIVLAAVREAAAREGLWVHIGSLPLKDARSDGRWANRSFMIDDQGEIRARYDKIHLFDVDLASGESWRESSVYGPGESVVAVDTPWARMGFSICYDMRFPDLYRALTNAGATVLLAPAAFTVPTGQAHWHVLLRARAIEAGCFLIAAAQAGEHQDGRTTYGHSLVVDPWGDVLLDMGEGAGLALADLDLTRVEAVRGRVPAIANRRVIPQDVEIR; this is encoded by the coding sequence ATGCGCGCCGCGATCTTTCAGATGACGACCGGGATCGCCCCGGCCGCCAATGCCGCCGCGATCGTGGATGCAGCGGGGCGCGCCAAGGGGGAGGGAGCGGACATGCTCTTCACCCCGGAAATGGCGGGCTATCTGGACCGTGATCGCAAGCGCGCGGCGGAAACGCTGCGCGGCGAGGCGGACGACATCGTGCTGGCGGCGGTGCGCGAGGCGGCGGCGCGCGAGGGGCTGTGGGTTCATATCGGATCGCTGCCGCTGAAAGATGCGCGCAGCGACGGGCGCTGGGCCAATCGCAGCTTCATGATCGACGATCAGGGCGAAATACGGGCGCGCTACGACAAGATCCATCTGTTCGACGTCGACCTGGCATCGGGCGAAAGCTGGCGCGAATCCTCGGTCTATGGGCCGGGGGAAAGCGTGGTGGCGGTCGATACGCCCTGGGCGCGGATGGGCTTTTCCATCTGCTACGACATGCGCTTTCCCGATCTCTATCGGGCGCTGACCAATGCGGGGGCGACCGTGCTGCTGGCGCCGGCGGCCTTCACTGTGCCGACCGGGCAGGCGCATTGGCATGTGCTGTTGCGCGCCCGCGCGATCGAGGCGGGCTGTTTCCTGATCGCCGCCGCGCAGGCCGGCGAGCATCAGGACGGGCGCACCACCTATGGTCATAGCCTGGTGGTCGATCCATGGGGCGATGTGCTGCTGGACATGGGCGAGGGGGCGGGGCTGGCCCTTGCCGATCTCGACCTGACCCGCGTAGAGGCGGTGCGCGGGCGGGTGCCCGCCATCGCCAATCGGCGCGTGATACCGCAGGATGTTGAGATCAGGTGA
- a CDS encoding DUF1178 family protein, whose translation MIVFDLKCEGQGHVFEAWFGSSADYADQKERGLLACPLCGDTRVGKALMAPAVAAKGNQRREIVPSQQQQQPAAAAETAPVAAGPDEAKMRALVEALADAQKKLLEGSTWVGRGFAEQARAMHYGEQDKGSIHGEVAPAEAKALAEEGINVAQLPFPVIPPEAKN comes from the coding sequence GTGATCGTTTTCGACCTTAAATGCGAGGGCCAGGGCCATGTGTTCGAGGCCTGGTTCGGTTCCAGCGCAGACTATGCGGACCAGAAGGAACGCGGCCTGCTGGCCTGTCCGCTATGCGGCGACACGCGGGTCGGCAAGGCGCTGATGGCGCCGGCGGTGGCGGCCAAGGGCAACCAGCGGCGCGAGATCGTGCCGTCGCAGCAGCAGCAGCAGCCGGCGGCCGCAGCGGAGACGGCGCCGGTGGCGGCCGGGCCGGACGAGGCGAAGATGCGCGCGCTGGTCGAGGCGCTGGCGGACGCACAGAAGAAGTTGCTGGAAGGCTCCACCTGGGTCGGACGCGGCTTTGCCGAGCAGGCGCGGGCCATGCATTATGGCGAGCAGGACAAGGGCAGCATTCATGGCGAGGTCGCCCCGGCCGAGGCCAAGGCGCTGGCCGAGGAAGGCATCAATGTCGCGCAACTGCCCTTTCCGGTGATTCCGCCCGAAGCGAAGAATTGA